One part of the Humulus lupulus chromosome 9, drHumLupu1.1, whole genome shotgun sequence genome encodes these proteins:
- the LOC133800633 gene encoding probable leucine-rich repeat receptor-like serine/threonine-protein kinase At3g14840 isoform X4, with amino-acid sequence MINMASLLFMIFLAVTPFKCNAQSSILPHDEVEAFKEIAKQLNKYDDGHFDDPCNLPDYSSNNEYYRNEVICNCSISANNECHIQSFDFSGQNLDGNLPSSLWKLPYLKEVYLDRNLLSGSIPPEWASTKLERLDICVNNLSGPIPAELGNITTLKYLNMESNLFSETIPSELGKLVNMEYMSLNANNLTGRFPLSLTNLSKLWALGIGSNYFTGRMPEFGNWKQLQILDMQGSSFSGPIPPSISTLANLINLDLSFNKLEGPLPNFQILPLSYIYLTSNLLSGPIPAWMNISGDASMNIDISYNNFSEISEPSTCQDHFNDFQSTSGHENSSTLSKCLAPCSKDYYSLHINCGGKETTIGGIKYEGDEEFGGPANLFHNSANTWGFSNTGHFRTTNHKVREYIVNNVSRLRMNNSELYTTARISPLSLTYFARCLRNGNYTVKLHFAEIVFRNDKSYDSVGRRVFDVYVQGKQELSDFNIKEEANGVDKEFIKVIKAVVVSHNTLEIRLQWTGKGSRIVPKTGNYGSLISAISIESGEGHFSKTKIIIGLVVAVSVGATLLAVVAFGLHRRKAKRKRTATNNDLIWTSTNLKRGDDQPELHFFELDSILMATNKFSITNKLGQGGFGLVYKGQLHGKEVAVKRLSSSSSQGYEEFRNEIILISKLQHRNLVKLIGCCIENEEKLLIYEFMLNKSLDTFIFDDRRRVELDWAIRFNIIDGIARGLVYLHRDSSLRVIHRDLKASNILLDEKMTPKISDFGLARIFEGTLDLANTHRVVGTIGYMSPEYAFRGIFSEKSDVFSYGVLLLEIISGKKNTSFKDEDQYQGLIAYSWQLWSEGRGIELVDEALGESYNESEALKCIHIGLLCVQDFATDRPSMAQVASMLSNQIFDQPQPKQPIFTFQASSSSYDPSTQSGSRCSATISVVEPR; translated from the exons ATGATCAATATGGCTTCATTACTATTTATGATCTTCTTGGCAGTGACACCATTCAAATGCAATGCCCAATCTAGTATTCTTCCCCACGATGAAG TGGAAGCTTTTAAAGAAATAGCTAAGCAACTGAACAAGTATGACGACGGGCACTTCGATGATCCTTGTAATCTACCAGATTACTCTTCTAATAATGAATATTACAGAAATGAAGTCATCTGCAATTGCTCCATCTCTGCTAATAATGAATGCCATATCCAAAGCTT TGATTTTTCAGGACAGAATCTGGATGGCAACCTTCCATCATCACTATGGAAGCTACCTTACCTTAAGGAAGT ATATCTAGACCGGAACCTCCTCAGTGGTTCGATACCGCCAGAATGGGCTTCAACAAAGTTGGAACGGCT GGATATTTGTGTGAACAATTTATCAGGGCCAATCCCTGCCGAATTAGGAAACATAACCACTCTCAAATATTT GAACATGGAGAGCAACTTGTTTTCTGAAACTATTCCCTCTGAGCTTGGGAAATTGGTAAACATGGAATATAT GAGTTTAAATGCAAACAATCTCACTGGACGGTTCCCTCTGTCTCTCACCAATCTCTCCAAGTTATGGGCGCT TGGGATCGGTAGTAACTACTTCACAGGAAGGATGCCTGAGTTTGGCAATTGGAAACAACTTCAGATATT AGATATGCAAGGAAGTAGTTTCAGTGGGCCAATTCCTCCTAGTATTTCTACCTTGGCAAACTTAATAAACTT GGATCTTAGCTTTAATAAACTAGAAGGGCCACTTccaaattttcaaatattacctTTGAGCTATAT ATATTTAACAAGTAACTTACTCAGTGGGCCTATTCCAGCGTGGATGAACATATCTGGAGATGCATCCAT GAACATAGATATATCTTACAATAACTTTTCGGAAATATCTGAACCATCAACTTGTCAAGATCATTT caATGACTTTCAGAGCACATCTGGTCATGAAAACAGCTC AACGCTCAGCAAGTGCTTGGCTCCATGTTCAAAAG ATTATTATTCATTGCATATAAATTGTGGTGGAAAAGAAACTACCATTGGAGGCATAAAGTATGAAGGGGATGAGGAATTTGGAGGTCCTGCAAATTTATTCCACAACTCAGCCAACACTTGGGGATTTAGCAACACCGGTCATTTCAGAACTACTAATCATAAAGTGCGAGAATATATAGTAAATAATGTATCTAGATTAAGAATGAACAACTCTGAGCTCTACACAACTGCACGCATCTCGCCTCTTTCGCTAACTTATTTTGCTCGTTGCTTAAGAAATGGAAATTACACTGTGAAACTACATTTTGCAGAGATAGTATTTAGAAACGACAAATCTTATGACAGTGTTGGAAGACGAGTATTTGATGTTTATGTTCAG GGAAAACAGGAGTTGTCAGATTTCAACATTAAAGAGGAAGCTAATGGAGTTGATAAGGAGTTTATCAAAGTAATTAAGGCAGTTGTTGTGAGTCATAACACATTGGAGATCCGCCTCCAATGGACGGGGAAAGGGTCAAGGATTGTTCCAAAGACAGGAAATTATGGGTCTTTAATATCAGCTATCTCAATAGAATCTG GGGAAGGACATTTTAGTAAGACCAAAATCATTATCGGCCTTGTTGTAGCTGTTTCTGTTGGTGCAACATTATTAGCTGTTGTAGCCTTCGGTTTGCATAGACGAAAAGCTAAGAGAAAAA GAACTGCAACAAATAATGATTTGATTTGGACAAGTACTAACTTGAAGAGAGGAGATGATCAACCTGAGCTTCATTTTTTTGAGTTGGATAGCATACTAATGGCCACAAACAAGTTTAGTATTACAAACAAACTTGGTCAAGGAGGATTTGGTCTTGTTTATAAG GGACAACTACATGGGAAAGAAGTTGCAGTGAAAAGACTGTCTAGCAGCTCATCACAAGGCTACGAAGAATTTAGGAATGAAATAATATTGATCTCCAAACTACAACATAGAAATCTTGTTAAGCTCATTGGTTGTTGCATTGAAAATGAAGAGAAGTTATTAATATACGAGTTCATGCTCAACAAGAGCTTAGATACTTTTATTTTTG ATGATAGAAGAAGGGTAGAGCTTGATTGGGCCATACGATTCAACATTATTGATGGCATTGCGAGAGGTCTTGTGTATCTCCATCGCGATTCCAGTTTAAGGGTGATCCATCGAGATTTGAAGGCTAGTAATATTCTACTGGATGAGAAGATGACTCCAAAAATTTCTGATTTTGGATTAGCAAGGATTTTTGAAGGCACTTTAGATCTAGCAAATACTCATAGGGTAGTAGGAACAAT CGGCTATATGTCTCCAGAGTACGCTTTCAGAGGAATCTTTTCGGAAAAATCTGATGTGTTTAGCTATGGCGTGTTACTACTAGAGATAATAAGCGGGAAAAAGAATACTAGCTTCAAGGATGAGGATCAATACCAAGGCCTTATTGCATAT TCATGGCAGCTATGGAGTGAAGGCAGAGGAATAGAGTTGGTGGATGAAGCATTAGGCGAGTCATATAATGAATCAGAGGCATTGAAATGCATACATATTGGGCTTCTGTGCGTTCAAGACTTTGCCACAGATAGACCATCCATGGCTCAAGTAGCTTCCATGTTAAGTAACCAAATATTTGATCAACCTCAACCCAAACAACCTATTTTTACTTTTCAAGCCAGCAGTAGTAGTTATGATCCTTCCACACAAAGTGGTAGCAGATGCTCTGCCACTATATCAGTGGTTGAACCtcgataa
- the LOC133800633 gene encoding probable leucine-rich repeat receptor-like serine/threonine-protein kinase At3g14840 isoform X3: MINMASLLFMIFLAVTPFKCNAQSSILPHDEVEAFKEIAKQLNKYDDGHFDDPCNLPDYSSNNEYYRNEVICNCSISANNECHIQSFDFSGQNLDGNLPSSLWKLPYLKEVYLDRNLLSGSIPPEWASTKLERLDICVNNLSGPIPAELGNITTLKYLNMESNLFSETIPSELGKLVNMEYMSLNANNLTGRFPLSLTNLSKLWALGIGSNYFTGRMPEFGNWKQLQILDMQGSSFSGPIPPSISTLANLINLRITNLNGENSSDFPDLSKMTDLSKLDLSFNKLEGPLPNFQILPLSYIYLTSNLLSGPIPAWMNISGDASMNIDISYNNFSEISEPSTCQDHFNDFQSTSGHENSSTLSKCLAPCSKDYYSLHINCGGKETTIGGIKYEGDEEFGGPANLFHNSANTWGFSNTGHFRTTNHKVREYIVNNVSRLRMNNSELYTTARISPLSLTYFARCLRNGNYTVKLHFAEIVFRNDKSYDSVGRRVFDVYVQGKQELSDFNIKEEANGVDKEFIKVIKAVVVSHNTLEIRLQWTGKGSRIVPKTGNYGSLISAISIESGEGHFSKTKIIIGLVVAVSVGATLLAVVAFGLHRRKAKRKRTATNNDLIWTSTNLKRGDDQPELHFFELDSILMATNKFSITNKLGQGGFGLVYKGQLHGKEVAVKRLSSSSSQGYEEFRNEIILISKLQHRNLVKLIGCCIENEEKLLIYEFMLNKSLDTFIFDDRRRVELDWAIRFNIIDGIARGLVYLHRDSSLRVIHRDLKASNILLDEKMTPKISDFGLARIFEGTLDLANTHRVVGTIGYMSPEYAFRGIFSEKSDVFSYGVLLLEIISGKKNTSFKDEDQYQGLIAYSWQLWSEGRGIELVDEALGESYNESEALKCIHIGLLCVQDFATDRPSMAQVASMLSNQIFDQPQPKQPIFTFQASSSSYDPSTQSGSRCSATISVVEPR, encoded by the exons ATGATCAATATGGCTTCATTACTATTTATGATCTTCTTGGCAGTGACACCATTCAAATGCAATGCCCAATCTAGTATTCTTCCCCACGATGAAG TGGAAGCTTTTAAAGAAATAGCTAAGCAACTGAACAAGTATGACGACGGGCACTTCGATGATCCTTGTAATCTACCAGATTACTCTTCTAATAATGAATATTACAGAAATGAAGTCATCTGCAATTGCTCCATCTCTGCTAATAATGAATGCCATATCCAAAGCTT TGATTTTTCAGGACAGAATCTGGATGGCAACCTTCCATCATCACTATGGAAGCTACCTTACCTTAAGGAAGT ATATCTAGACCGGAACCTCCTCAGTGGTTCGATACCGCCAGAATGGGCTTCAACAAAGTTGGAACGGCT GGATATTTGTGTGAACAATTTATCAGGGCCAATCCCTGCCGAATTAGGAAACATAACCACTCTCAAATATTT GAACATGGAGAGCAACTTGTTTTCTGAAACTATTCCCTCTGAGCTTGGGAAATTGGTAAACATGGAATATAT GAGTTTAAATGCAAACAATCTCACTGGACGGTTCCCTCTGTCTCTCACCAATCTCTCCAAGTTATGGGCGCT TGGGATCGGTAGTAACTACTTCACAGGAAGGATGCCTGAGTTTGGCAATTGGAAACAACTTCAGATATT AGATATGCAAGGAAGTAGTTTCAGTGGGCCAATTCCTCCTAGTATTTCTACCTTGGCAAACTTAATAAACTT AAGAATAACTAACTTAAATGGGGAGAACTCGTCAGATTTTCCCGACTTGAGTAAAATGACAGACCTTTCTAAGTT GGATCTTAGCTTTAATAAACTAGAAGGGCCACTTccaaattttcaaatattacctTTGAGCTATAT ATATTTAACAAGTAACTTACTCAGTGGGCCTATTCCAGCGTGGATGAACATATCTGGAGATGCATCCAT GAACATAGATATATCTTACAATAACTTTTCGGAAATATCTGAACCATCAACTTGTCAAGATCATTT caATGACTTTCAGAGCACATCTGGTCATGAAAACAGCTC AACGCTCAGCAAGTGCTTGGCTCCATGTTCAAAAG ATTATTATTCATTGCATATAAATTGTGGTGGAAAAGAAACTACCATTGGAGGCATAAAGTATGAAGGGGATGAGGAATTTGGAGGTCCTGCAAATTTATTCCACAACTCAGCCAACACTTGGGGATTTAGCAACACCGGTCATTTCAGAACTACTAATCATAAAGTGCGAGAATATATAGTAAATAATGTATCTAGATTAAGAATGAACAACTCTGAGCTCTACACAACTGCACGCATCTCGCCTCTTTCGCTAACTTATTTTGCTCGTTGCTTAAGAAATGGAAATTACACTGTGAAACTACATTTTGCAGAGATAGTATTTAGAAACGACAAATCTTATGACAGTGTTGGAAGACGAGTATTTGATGTTTATGTTCAG GGAAAACAGGAGTTGTCAGATTTCAACATTAAAGAGGAAGCTAATGGAGTTGATAAGGAGTTTATCAAAGTAATTAAGGCAGTTGTTGTGAGTCATAACACATTGGAGATCCGCCTCCAATGGACGGGGAAAGGGTCAAGGATTGTTCCAAAGACAGGAAATTATGGGTCTTTAATATCAGCTATCTCAATAGAATCTG GGGAAGGACATTTTAGTAAGACCAAAATCATTATCGGCCTTGTTGTAGCTGTTTCTGTTGGTGCAACATTATTAGCTGTTGTAGCCTTCGGTTTGCATAGACGAAAAGCTAAGAGAAAAA GAACTGCAACAAATAATGATTTGATTTGGACAAGTACTAACTTGAAGAGAGGAGATGATCAACCTGAGCTTCATTTTTTTGAGTTGGATAGCATACTAATGGCCACAAACAAGTTTAGTATTACAAACAAACTTGGTCAAGGAGGATTTGGTCTTGTTTATAAG GGACAACTACATGGGAAAGAAGTTGCAGTGAAAAGACTGTCTAGCAGCTCATCACAAGGCTACGAAGAATTTAGGAATGAAATAATATTGATCTCCAAACTACAACATAGAAATCTTGTTAAGCTCATTGGTTGTTGCATTGAAAATGAAGAGAAGTTATTAATATACGAGTTCATGCTCAACAAGAGCTTAGATACTTTTATTTTTG ATGATAGAAGAAGGGTAGAGCTTGATTGGGCCATACGATTCAACATTATTGATGGCATTGCGAGAGGTCTTGTGTATCTCCATCGCGATTCCAGTTTAAGGGTGATCCATCGAGATTTGAAGGCTAGTAATATTCTACTGGATGAGAAGATGACTCCAAAAATTTCTGATTTTGGATTAGCAAGGATTTTTGAAGGCACTTTAGATCTAGCAAATACTCATAGGGTAGTAGGAACAAT CGGCTATATGTCTCCAGAGTACGCTTTCAGAGGAATCTTTTCGGAAAAATCTGATGTGTTTAGCTATGGCGTGTTACTACTAGAGATAATAAGCGGGAAAAAGAATACTAGCTTCAAGGATGAGGATCAATACCAAGGCCTTATTGCATAT TCATGGCAGCTATGGAGTGAAGGCAGAGGAATAGAGTTGGTGGATGAAGCATTAGGCGAGTCATATAATGAATCAGAGGCATTGAAATGCATACATATTGGGCTTCTGTGCGTTCAAGACTTTGCCACAGATAGACCATCCATGGCTCAAGTAGCTTCCATGTTAAGTAACCAAATATTTGATCAACCTCAACCCAAACAACCTATTTTTACTTTTCAAGCCAGCAGTAGTAGTTATGATCCTTCCACACAAAGTGGTAGCAGATGCTCTGCCACTATATCAGTGGTTGAACCtcgataa
- the LOC133800633 gene encoding probable leucine-rich repeat receptor-like serine/threonine-protein kinase At3g14840 isoform X2 — protein MINMASLLFMIFLAVTPFKCNAQSSILPHDEVEAFKEIAKQLNKYDDGHFDDPCNLPDYSSNNEYYRNEVICNCSISANNECHIQSFDFSGQNLDGNLPSSLWKLPYLKEVYLDRNLLSGSIPPEWASTKLERLDICVNNLSGPIPAELGNITTLKYLNMESNLFSETIPSELGKLVNMEYMSLNANNLTGRFPLSLTNLSKLWALGIGSNYFTGRMPEFGNWKQLQILDMQGSSFSGPIPPSISTLANLINLRITNLNGENSSDFPDLSKMTDLSKLTMRSCNLRGNIPQYILNLRKLNGLDLSFNKLEGPLPNFQILPLSYIGPIPAWMNISGDASMNIDISYNNFSEISEPSTCQDHFNDFQSTSGHENSSTLSKCLAPCSKDYYSLHINCGGKETTIGGIKYEGDEEFGGPANLFHNSANTWGFSNTGHFRTTNHKVREYIVNNVSRLRMNNSELYTTARISPLSLTYFARCLRNGNYTVKLHFAEIVFRNDKSYDSVGRRVFDVYVQGKQELSDFNIKEEANGVDKEFIKVIKAVVVSHNTLEIRLQWTGKGSRIVPKTGNYGSLISAISIESGEGHFSKTKIIIGLVVAVSVGATLLAVVAFGLHRRKAKRKRTATNNDLIWTSTNLKRGDDQPELHFFELDSILMATNKFSITNKLGQGGFGLVYKGQLHGKEVAVKRLSSSSSQGYEEFRNEIILISKLQHRNLVKLIGCCIENEEKLLIYEFMLNKSLDTFIFDDRRRVELDWAIRFNIIDGIARGLVYLHRDSSLRVIHRDLKASNILLDEKMTPKISDFGLARIFEGTLDLANTHRVVGTIGYMSPEYAFRGIFSEKSDVFSYGVLLLEIISGKKNTSFKDEDQYQGLIAYSWQLWSEGRGIELVDEALGESYNESEALKCIHIGLLCVQDFATDRPSMAQVASMLSNQIFDQPQPKQPIFTFQASSSSYDPSTQSGSRCSATISVVEPR, from the exons ATGATCAATATGGCTTCATTACTATTTATGATCTTCTTGGCAGTGACACCATTCAAATGCAATGCCCAATCTAGTATTCTTCCCCACGATGAAG TGGAAGCTTTTAAAGAAATAGCTAAGCAACTGAACAAGTATGACGACGGGCACTTCGATGATCCTTGTAATCTACCAGATTACTCTTCTAATAATGAATATTACAGAAATGAAGTCATCTGCAATTGCTCCATCTCTGCTAATAATGAATGCCATATCCAAAGCTT TGATTTTTCAGGACAGAATCTGGATGGCAACCTTCCATCATCACTATGGAAGCTACCTTACCTTAAGGAAGT ATATCTAGACCGGAACCTCCTCAGTGGTTCGATACCGCCAGAATGGGCTTCAACAAAGTTGGAACGGCT GGATATTTGTGTGAACAATTTATCAGGGCCAATCCCTGCCGAATTAGGAAACATAACCACTCTCAAATATTT GAACATGGAGAGCAACTTGTTTTCTGAAACTATTCCCTCTGAGCTTGGGAAATTGGTAAACATGGAATATAT GAGTTTAAATGCAAACAATCTCACTGGACGGTTCCCTCTGTCTCTCACCAATCTCTCCAAGTTATGGGCGCT TGGGATCGGTAGTAACTACTTCACAGGAAGGATGCCTGAGTTTGGCAATTGGAAACAACTTCAGATATT AGATATGCAAGGAAGTAGTTTCAGTGGGCCAATTCCTCCTAGTATTTCTACCTTGGCAAACTTAATAAACTT AAGAATAACTAACTTAAATGGGGAGAACTCGTCAGATTTTCCCGACTTGAGTAAAATGACAGACCTTTCTAAGTT GACAATGAGGAGCTGTAATTTAAGAGGAAATATCCCTCAATATATTCTTAATTTGAGAAAGCTAAATGGCTT GGATCTTAGCTTTAATAAACTAGAAGGGCCACTTccaaattttcaaatattacctTTGAGCTATAT TGGGCCTATTCCAGCGTGGATGAACATATCTGGAGATGCATCCAT GAACATAGATATATCTTACAATAACTTTTCGGAAATATCTGAACCATCAACTTGTCAAGATCATTT caATGACTTTCAGAGCACATCTGGTCATGAAAACAGCTC AACGCTCAGCAAGTGCTTGGCTCCATGTTCAAAAG ATTATTATTCATTGCATATAAATTGTGGTGGAAAAGAAACTACCATTGGAGGCATAAAGTATGAAGGGGATGAGGAATTTGGAGGTCCTGCAAATTTATTCCACAACTCAGCCAACACTTGGGGATTTAGCAACACCGGTCATTTCAGAACTACTAATCATAAAGTGCGAGAATATATAGTAAATAATGTATCTAGATTAAGAATGAACAACTCTGAGCTCTACACAACTGCACGCATCTCGCCTCTTTCGCTAACTTATTTTGCTCGTTGCTTAAGAAATGGAAATTACACTGTGAAACTACATTTTGCAGAGATAGTATTTAGAAACGACAAATCTTATGACAGTGTTGGAAGACGAGTATTTGATGTTTATGTTCAG GGAAAACAGGAGTTGTCAGATTTCAACATTAAAGAGGAAGCTAATGGAGTTGATAAGGAGTTTATCAAAGTAATTAAGGCAGTTGTTGTGAGTCATAACACATTGGAGATCCGCCTCCAATGGACGGGGAAAGGGTCAAGGATTGTTCCAAAGACAGGAAATTATGGGTCTTTAATATCAGCTATCTCAATAGAATCTG GGGAAGGACATTTTAGTAAGACCAAAATCATTATCGGCCTTGTTGTAGCTGTTTCTGTTGGTGCAACATTATTAGCTGTTGTAGCCTTCGGTTTGCATAGACGAAAAGCTAAGAGAAAAA GAACTGCAACAAATAATGATTTGATTTGGACAAGTACTAACTTGAAGAGAGGAGATGATCAACCTGAGCTTCATTTTTTTGAGTTGGATAGCATACTAATGGCCACAAACAAGTTTAGTATTACAAACAAACTTGGTCAAGGAGGATTTGGTCTTGTTTATAAG GGACAACTACATGGGAAAGAAGTTGCAGTGAAAAGACTGTCTAGCAGCTCATCACAAGGCTACGAAGAATTTAGGAATGAAATAATATTGATCTCCAAACTACAACATAGAAATCTTGTTAAGCTCATTGGTTGTTGCATTGAAAATGAAGAGAAGTTATTAATATACGAGTTCATGCTCAACAAGAGCTTAGATACTTTTATTTTTG ATGATAGAAGAAGGGTAGAGCTTGATTGGGCCATACGATTCAACATTATTGATGGCATTGCGAGAGGTCTTGTGTATCTCCATCGCGATTCCAGTTTAAGGGTGATCCATCGAGATTTGAAGGCTAGTAATATTCTACTGGATGAGAAGATGACTCCAAAAATTTCTGATTTTGGATTAGCAAGGATTTTTGAAGGCACTTTAGATCTAGCAAATACTCATAGGGTAGTAGGAACAAT CGGCTATATGTCTCCAGAGTACGCTTTCAGAGGAATCTTTTCGGAAAAATCTGATGTGTTTAGCTATGGCGTGTTACTACTAGAGATAATAAGCGGGAAAAAGAATACTAGCTTCAAGGATGAGGATCAATACCAAGGCCTTATTGCATAT TCATGGCAGCTATGGAGTGAAGGCAGAGGAATAGAGTTGGTGGATGAAGCATTAGGCGAGTCATATAATGAATCAGAGGCATTGAAATGCATACATATTGGGCTTCTGTGCGTTCAAGACTTTGCCACAGATAGACCATCCATGGCTCAAGTAGCTTCCATGTTAAGTAACCAAATATTTGATCAACCTCAACCCAAACAACCTATTTTTACTTTTCAAGCCAGCAGTAGTAGTTATGATCCTTCCACACAAAGTGGTAGCAGATGCTCTGCCACTATATCAGTGGTTGAACCtcgataa